From the genome of Brassica oleracea var. oleracea cultivar TO1000 chromosome C4, BOL, whole genome shotgun sequence:
GTCAAGATCCCTCCGGTCATTTATTAAATTGTAAATAATAAATAGATAAAAAGTTATAATTGCTTGTGTCATAATTATTAGTTTAATTACTCCATTATTGTCTCCAACGTCTGTCATAATGCAGCCAAAGTTTTTATTTTCGGGTTGTATAAGTTATTCATTAATTTATTTATGTAAATGTTTTGATTCGGTCATTTCTCTTCATGATTGTTAATGTGGAACCAATCAATAATTCGCTCGAATCTGATGCAGATGAGAATTGACAATGGAAACATGATTGGATAATGTTGTTGCTCTTGTGTTATATTATAATGGTGCACAAGGTAATTTGTAATCGACACGTCTTGTTATATACATACATTTAATCACATAGTCAAAGATTCATACAGAAAGTAAAGTAAAAAAAAAAGTGCATTTTCGCATTTGTTCGATAGTTTCACGTTGTTTCACGCGTTCAGTATACCCCGTTGGATCAGGAGGCTAAGCAAAATCTGAAAATCCGGTCAGAGAGTTGAACCGAACTCTAATCCAGTTAAGATGAATTTTGTCTTTAATCTTACCAAAATAACCGGATGAAGTCAAAAAGTTAATGCGGATTGTTGAGCTGTGGAATCTGTTTTACAAAACAAAGTTTTAACTAAATTACATCTAACAAAAGTTCATTACCAAACATCCATCGAACTAGTTCGAAAAGAAATGATTAGATACAGGAATGCATTTTAGCTCGGCTTACACCTGTTTTGATGGCAATCTTTGTCGATACGCAATGTCTATAAATAAAACTCAAATGTCGGAAGAACAAAGAGGCAAAAACAAAACTGATGAAAATACGATTCGAACCAGGTGGACAAAACACACAGATTAAAGATCTCTGTTTGAGACATCTTTTCTTTTGTTGTCTAACCAGTAATGTTCTGAGACTTATTGAGAATGACTCCTTCGTATTTAACTTGGAACCACTTCATGGCATCATCTTTCGTGACTCTATGCTGGATTCCAACACGAGCCTTGCATCTTCTGCGACGTGCCACACGGTAACCAGGACGCTCAAGAACAACATAGAAGTCCATACCGTAGATTCCAGTCGACGGGTCATACCTAAAAATGCATTCAAATGACAGATTACACAAATAGCCATCTTTAGGTAAATTCTATATCATCAGTGTTGGAAAGAGTGAGACACTTACTTGATACCCAAATCAATGTGCTCCTGAATACCAAAACCGAAGCAACCAGTGTCGCTGAAGTTCCTCCTCAAGAGCTCATACTCTTTAACCTTGAGTCCACTTTCAAGGAGCTGCATTGCTTTATCTCCCCTGACGGTAACGTAGCAAGCAATCTTCTCGTTACGTCTGATACCAAAGGAACGAACAGTGTATCTTGCTGCAAAAGAGATTGCAACCAAACTCAGAACTCTAAGTAGCTCAACATGTACTTATTGCAAATGTTCTCTTCTACATCACTAAGTTGCTCAAGACTGACTCTAGTAGTAATAAAGACTCACCTTTGGAGAAAACAGGAGTCTGGCCACTCAACTGTTCCAAGACCTTGGAGGCTCTGGTGAGACGATCTCCACTCTCACCGACGGAGATGTTGAGCACCAGCTTCTGCACTTTTATGTCCCTCATTGGGTTCGATAACTTCTTCTCCGACGCCTGATTTCAACCACCAAACACGAAAAGAAGAATCAGTACAACAGTATTCCCTAGAAACATCTAAAACACAAGAAGGTGACTGCGACGGACCATTTGGGATTCCGGTTGCGATAAAACTCCGGTGGACGCTTAAAGTTGGAAGCGAAAGAGAGAGCGGAGAAGCGGCAGCAAAATATATAAACCCTAGATCTCATCTGACTACGGAAATGACGACTTTACCCTCATCCCTCCAACAAGCCCACGTGACCTAGCGGTTCTTAAACATTTTATTTCGCGGTTTGCATCCAAAATAGGCGAGGATTGTCCCATAGATAATATAGAGATTTGCTCGGTTGCTTTTTTTTTTTTTTTGAGCAACCAGTTCTCCGTATTATTCCAAATTGATTTTGACGACAAGTTCCAATTCTGATCACTCAAAACGTGTTACACTGGTTTAACTAATCAAAAAGCCTAACATTTGTTATTTCTCTGGTTTATTGGAACCTACACGTGCACGTGCTTTACCGGATGAACTAGTAGTCTGAACCAAGCTAAACGTACTAAAGCAGCCATTAAGCTTTGAACCTCACCTACGGCTCCTCACTGATAGAACCGGTGACTGCACCACGTCGAGAATTGTCCTACCATGGATACATCATGTTTAGTTGTTTACTACTATGTCTTTACCAGCCTACGTAGTAGATTACTACTCCTGATTTGTTTGATAGTTAAGTACGAGTTGAATCAAGATGTTCAATTCTGAATTACATTTGTGATATGCAAAGAGAACGAGTGGATTATTTATAAAGACAAAAGGTTCCAAACAGCTTTTGTTTCTTTGTTTTCTTACACACCATAAAAGATTCCTCGCAGAACTCTACTAAACCACGCATATGAACTGGAGAGAAACATCTCTTCTTCTTGTTACCTTTGAGGAGCTCTTGTTATTACTTCTTTCCACGGAGTTTAGCTCCAAGTGCCCTCTCCAGCTTAATAAGGATCTGCTGGTTCGGAATTGCTTTCCCAGACTCGTATTCCTGGATCACTTGTGGCTTCTCATTGATCAGCTACACAAACCAAAACCATATTCATATTACCACCATGAATCCAAATACAATACACAGGAAGAAGAGAGAAAGTAGTGTACTTGAGCGAGTTGGGACTGGGTGAGCTTCTTCTCCCCTCGGGCTTGCATGATGGCTTTCTTCAACTCAGTAGGCACACGTTCATCTGAATTTTAAACAAAAACCATAAACACGCTGTTAAACACAACCAATACACTTAATCAATCTAACATTGTAAAGGGAAAACAATACATAAAGTTAATGGCTCGTTTCACCATAACCAATCAACGAACAAAGACTTCAGACAGAAGAAAACATGAACAAAGAATAGCCCTTAATTGGAATGAGGTACTAGTCCACACACTAGTAATAACCACTGTGATTCATAATAATAAAGAAATGAAGTTACTAATATTAATTGTGAACGAGAGACCCTTTGACTAATATACATACTAAAGCTTTTGGCTCTTTTCACTATTACCCATCAACGAACAAAGACCCTCTCTTACTATAAAAGAATTGCCATTACTAGAATAATAAACTAGTTGAGCCACTATTACTACTCTGATTCACATAATATTAGTAGCATTTCATTATCAATACAGAAATGAAGTTAATGATATTAATTGAGAATGAGGAGGTTTAGAAACTGACGAGCTAAGTTCTCAGTGTCATCATCAAGCCTCTTGGTGTTCAAGGAGGTGCCGCTTGAAGCCGCCTTGTTCGTTCCAGCATTGTCTATATCGCAACAACATAAAACAAATCCACGTTAGATTCCAAAACCTGATACATCTCTCTGTTCACAACAAACGAAAACCCCTAACACAAATCACATCCACGAAATCGCAAACCTAAACCAGATCTAAAAGAAAACACAAAGATCGAGATGAAGGAAACAAACGTTTTCTGACGGATTCGATTTCGGCGCCGCTTCTCCGAGCAGCGTTGACAGTCTTCTCGTCGCGCTTGGCGGCAGCGTTGGGAGTCTTCTTACGGATCACCACGGGCTCCCAATCCTGAGTCATCGGTCCTACTCCTGCCATGCCTTGTAATCCTTCTTCTTCAACCTCCTTTCTAGGGTTTCTTCTTCGTGGATAATGATGGAGAGAGAAAGATTCTGGATAAAACAGGCCACGCCTTATCGTTTTGCCATTTATACCTATGATATTTTCTGGGGGTAGTTTAGTAAATAGCTACCATTGATGGGTC
Proteins encoded in this window:
- the LOC106340074 gene encoding multiprotein-bridging factor 1b-like, with product MAGVGPMTQDWEPVVIRKKTPNAAAKRDEKTVNAARRSGAEIESVRKHNAGTNKAASSGTSLNTKRLDDDTENLAHERVPTELKKAIMQARGEKKLTQSQLAQLINEKPQVIQEYESGKAIPNQQILIKLERALGAKLRGKK